A single window of Montipora capricornis isolate CH-2021 chromosome 14, ASM3666992v2, whole genome shotgun sequence DNA harbors:
- the LOC138032303 gene encoding cuticle collagen dpy-13-like isoform X1 — protein sequence MEGPGKESKSSCYKSRPSLLVIFCILSFLASCLAVVLFIRNHSVERQVKELEISLWQEVEHLKAMVKNSAEYENTGNTDHTQELDHRGSTGKRSRRSATASSQVPITLGKVREEITRLCHSKSLICLPSPRGPKGDPGLPGIKGEPGSHGFDGFQGPKGEPGPKGPKGEVGDTGLQGIKGDQGPPGLPAPKAACDPLRSDLMPIQGPKGDKGAKGETGVRGLRGIKGEPGVTGKFAIENIRKEIEKQVRSFAVETVCQSPGKVCVKGLRGPLDQEEGRDHLEWKDQLG from the exons ATGGAAGGCCCTGGAAAAGAAAGCAAGTCATCCTGTTATAAATCACGACCGAGTCTTCTCGtgattttttgcattttgtctTTTCTTGCCAGTTGTTTGGCTGTTGTTCTGTTCATACGGAATCATTCCGTTGAACGGCAAGTCAAAGAGCTGGAAATTAGTCTTTGGCAAGAAGTTGAACATCTTAAGGCTATGGTGAAAAATTCAGCTGAGTATGAAAACACCGGAAACACAGATCACACTCAAG AGCTAGATCACCGTGGATCCACTGGGAAACGTTCTCGTCGCAGTGCGACAGCAAGTTCTCAAGTTCCTATCACTTTAGGAAAAGTTCGTGAAGAAATCACCAGGCTTTGCCATTCCAAAAGTTTAATTTGCCTACCGAGCCCCAGGGGTCCGAAAGGAGATCCGGGACTACCGGGCATCAAAGGCGAACCGGGATCGCATGGATTCGATGGATTCCAAGGTCCCAAAGGGGAGCCTGGTCCTAAGGGTCCAAAGGGTGAAGTTGGGGACACTGGACTCCAAGGGATCAAAGGCGACCAGGGACCTCCAGGACTTCCAGCTCCTAAAGCTGCATGTGACCCATTGAGATCTGACCTAATGCCTATACAAGGTCCAAAAGGCGACAAGGGGGCAAAAGGAGAAACCGGTGTTCGAGGATTACGGGGAATAAAAGGAGAGCCGGGTGTTACTGGCAAGTTTGCAATAG AAAATATCCGGAAAGAGATAGAGAAACAAGTGCGTTCCTTTGCTGTGGAGACCGTGTGTCAATCCCCTGGCAAAGTATGTGTAAAGGGACTCCGAGGCCCCCTGGACCAAGAGGAAGGCAGGGACCACCTGGAATGGAAGGACCAATTGGGATGA
- the LOC138032307 gene encoding uncharacterized protein, producing the protein MVTTKRCAYGTCRNDSRYPRSWKRNSNGDPVKCFHFPGAHRQNERRQRWITACHRGDTFVCTKDSYICSIHFVGGNGPTKEYPGPISVIASKEKVKRLNRKRKASDEREADKERCKKIGLERSASKTLLTLHLHTGKSIEEHEAAGTLLDLSLESVVSAKEAEIEGLQEMEEQIIEHFPEPLPDNEPIDSNVDRDTQTDKKNVERMRHASKAPFQFNTFS; encoded by the exons ATGGTTACGACAAAAAGATGTGCTTATGGTACTTGTAGAAACGATTCCCGATACCCTCGGTCttggaaaagaaattcaaatggtGATCCAGTTAAATGTTTCCATTTCCCTGGCGCACATAGACAAAATGAGAGACGGCAAAGGTGGATTACTGCATGTCATCGCGGTGACACGTTCGTTTGTACGAAGGACAGTTATATTTGCAGCATACACTTTGTTGGTGGAAATGGTCCAACAAAAGAGTATCCTGGTCCAATATCAGTTATTGCCAGTAAAGAAAAG GTGAAGCGGCTCAATCGCAAACGAAAAGCATCTGATGAACGGGAAGCAGACAAAGAGAGATGCAAGAAAATTGGTCTGGAACGATCTGCGTCGAAAACCCTATTGACCCTTCATCTACATACTGGTAAATCAATCGAGGAACACGAAGCTGCCGGGACCCTGTTAGATCTGTCCTTAGAGTCAGTTGTAAGTGCAAAAGAGGCTGAAATCGAAGGCTTACAAGAAATGGAGGAGCAGATCATCGAGCATTTTCCGGAACCATTACCTGATAATGAACCAATCGACTCCAACGTTGACCGCGACACacaaactgataaaaaaaatgttgagaGAATGCGGCACGCAAGTAAGGCACCTTTTCAGTTTAATACCTTTTCCTAA
- the LOC138032303 gene encoding collagen alpha-1(XIII) chain-like isoform X3 has translation MKILTLTDDEVGCNKELDHRGSTGKRSRRSATASSQVPITLGKVREEITRLCHSKSLICLPSPRGPKGDPGLPGIKGEPGSHGFDGFQGPKGEPGPKGPKGEVGDTGLQGIKGDQGPPGLPAPKAACDPLRSDLMPIQGPKGDKGAKGETGVRGLRGIKGEPGVTGKFAIENIRKEIEKQVRSFAVETVCQSPGKVCVKGLRGPLDQEEGRDHLEWKDQLG, from the exons ATGAAGATCCTGACTTTGACTGATGATGAAGTGGGCTGCAACAAAG AGCTAGATCACCGTGGATCCACTGGGAAACGTTCTCGTCGCAGTGCGACAGCAAGTTCTCAAGTTCCTATCACTTTAGGAAAAGTTCGTGAAGAAATCACCAGGCTTTGCCATTCCAAAAGTTTAATTTGCCTACCGAGCCCCAGGGGTCCGAAAGGAGATCCGGGACTACCGGGCATCAAAGGCGAACCGGGATCGCATGGATTCGATGGATTCCAAGGTCCCAAAGGGGAGCCTGGTCCTAAGGGTCCAAAGGGTGAAGTTGGGGACACTGGACTCCAAGGGATCAAAGGCGACCAGGGACCTCCAGGACTTCCAGCTCCTAAAGCTGCATGTGACCCATTGAGATCTGACCTAATGCCTATACAAGGTCCAAAAGGCGACAAGGGGGCAAAAGGAGAAACCGGTGTTCGAGGATTACGGGGAATAAAAGGAGAGCCGGGTGTTACTGGCAAGTTTGCAATAG AAAATATCCGGAAAGAGATAGAGAAACAAGTGCGTTCCTTTGCTGTGGAGACCGTGTGTCAATCCCCTGGCAAAGTATGTGTAAAGGGACTCCGAGGCCCCCTGGACCAAGAGGAAGGCAGGGACCACCTGGAATGGAAGGACCAATTGGGATGA
- the LOC138032303 gene encoding collagen alpha-1(XXV) chain-like isoform X2, with amino-acid sequence MVKNSAEYENTGNTDHTQELDHRGSTGKRSRRSATASSQVPITLGKVREEITRLCHSKSLICLPSPRGPKGDPGLPGIKGEPGSHGFDGFQGPKGEPGPKGPKGEVGDTGLQGIKGDQGPPGLPAPKAACDPLRSDLMPIQGPKGDKGAKGETGVRGLRGIKGEPGVTGKFAIENIRKEIEKQVRSFAVETVCQSPGKVCVKGLRGPLDQEEGRDHLEWKDQLG; translated from the exons ATGGTGAAAAATTCAGCTGAGTATGAAAACACCGGAAACACAGATCACACTCAAG AGCTAGATCACCGTGGATCCACTGGGAAACGTTCTCGTCGCAGTGCGACAGCAAGTTCTCAAGTTCCTATCACTTTAGGAAAAGTTCGTGAAGAAATCACCAGGCTTTGCCATTCCAAAAGTTTAATTTGCCTACCGAGCCCCAGGGGTCCGAAAGGAGATCCGGGACTACCGGGCATCAAAGGCGAACCGGGATCGCATGGATTCGATGGATTCCAAGGTCCCAAAGGGGAGCCTGGTCCTAAGGGTCCAAAGGGTGAAGTTGGGGACACTGGACTCCAAGGGATCAAAGGCGACCAGGGACCTCCAGGACTTCCAGCTCCTAAAGCTGCATGTGACCCATTGAGATCTGACCTAATGCCTATACAAGGTCCAAAAGGCGACAAGGGGGCAAAAGGAGAAACCGGTGTTCGAGGATTACGGGGAATAAAAGGAGAGCCGGGTGTTACTGGCAAGTTTGCAATAG AAAATATCCGGAAAGAGATAGAGAAACAAGTGCGTTCCTTTGCTGTGGAGACCGTGTGTCAATCCCCTGGCAAAGTATGTGTAAAGGGACTCCGAGGCCCCCTGGACCAAGAGGAAGGCAGGGACCACCTGGAATGGAAGGACCAATTGGGATGA